cttcccacttctcaaagtaagaacagcttttgctgtctcaataacgtctcctgagacattatgcacttgatgttgttgttgtctgtatacttgaggattaggctgaggctgtgcaggaaattttcctttctctagggtgctcaaggttgtgctcatcttagtaacagtgccacgcaactcatttatggcctgagtattttgattatttgtggtggcctgaatctgcatgaattgctgaagtgtattggccatctgtgccatactgtcatctagagtcttcttggcagatgatgaaggttgaggactttgtgcagctacatgaggctgaaatccaggaggagctacataaggatagctctgaggattctgatatggcggatattggtgctgaggagcaccttgattaaatggctgctgctgaggtggtggggaccgaccaggctgataatttctccatgagaaatttgggtgatttctccaccccggattatatgtgttggagaaaggctgattctgtgctctattaacccagttagctgattgtattggctcagacccaccttcttgaaatactggcataatcgggcagtcttgggtcttatggtttgaatcagcacatatagaacatgcctctgctactttcgcagcctttactttttccatttccatgacctccattcttctagtcaatgcagttattcgggcttgaacatcagtgtctcccttaagctcatatctgccccttccagaaatagccctcagtggcggtgctgttaatggaactcgatcagtacgagtattccattgttgtgcgctctcagcaaggtagtcgaaaaatgatagtgcttcatcaggttctttgctgaagaactccccattgcacattgtctgaacaaattgcttgcattccggagtgagaccagtgtaaaaatagctcaccagcctccaagattcaaaaccatgatgtggacaaatgttcaccaaatccttaaattttttccaactggcctgaaaggtctcatcaggtctctgattgaactggctgatctgttcctgcaaaaattgagttctctgaaaaggaaaaaaattctgtaagaattcacgctgcatgtcagaccaactagaaatggaattaggtctcaaagagttaaaccaaattttcgctttatcctttaaagagaaaggaaataaccgaagtctaatgaattcatcagtaacagccctagtgataaaagtagcacaagccagcttaaaatctgtcaagtgctggtaaggactctcagaatccatcccgtggaactgaggtatcactgatatcatgccatgcttgatagagaaatttggtgcattttcaggtaaaattatgcatgaaggtgtagtggtacgagtgggttgcaaatagtccttaagagtgcatGGTGCAGGTGCAACCATGTTTtttgattcaatttcaatttcgtcacctggctcactcaaagtaaagacagacgagctatcgatctccaagctgtgtatactactctcaacactcgatgtgactcgaagcaacctatttgaagtgtctctcacccatgacatgaaacatcagtttagagaagcaaaataataataataataataataataataataacgagtttaaattcaagttaaaatactttccccggcaatgGCATCAAAAACTttactcactcaaaaatgagtagtactaatgctatcccaagtgcaggaggatgtcgtgtaataattaggaataaattcctaaatcgtctcctcagggaaagttgcttaaaattaaattcgttgaaaaaatgtgaaaaacttcacaaagagaaaataaaatgatggtatatgcaatggatggaaaagggtactagtcatggactagattcatgtcttttgattttttgtttgtttgttggattggaatgtaaagaactaataaattaaactcagaaattaataaaactaaattaagcattaaactaaattagaaagtaattgacgaaacatgaacggaaaatttaaaatgcccaaaaccaagattctagaattcatctttgtaattaaatcatgaattctcaaaataacacataacagttgtaatcactattaaatgaaaacttaaagaagtaagaaaaataaataacacgaaataagtaaacagaaactcaaaagtattctataaactttaaactgaagttaaataaaatagggaacgaaaagtctaaacgaaaacttcctttcactattcaattgaaatttgaaacaaaaaggaacaatttctcacgtatcacttattgactaacttcatgcctaacttcttgcaaaTTCATACatggtttcttcattgcctcccAGCCTAGTTCTtcaatctttttgttttcaaatttcaattgaatagtgaaaggaagttttcgtttagacttttcgttccctattttatttaacttcagtttaaagtttatagaatacttttgagtttctgtttacttatttcgtattatttatttttcttacttctttaagttttcatttaatagtgattacaactgttatgtgttattttgagaattcataatttaattacaaagatgaattctagaatcttgattttgggcattttaaattttccgttcatgttttgtcaattattttctaatttagtttaatgcttaatttagttttattaatttctgagtttaatttattagtcctttacattccaatccaacaaacaaaaaaaaaaaaaatcaaaagacatgaatctagtccatgactagtacccttttcctaaggcatagtcactagcatctgtcataatctcaaagggaaggttccaatgcgggggttgcacaataggggcagtggtaagcgactttttcaaggtatcaaaagctttttggcactcatcagtctaaacaaattcaatatcattttgtaaaagagtgcacaaaggttttgcaatggaactaaacccttgaataaaccgcctataaaagccagcatgaccaagaaaagaacgaatatccctaactgtcctagggataggaagtttagatattaattcaatctttgccttgtcgacctttataccctcagaagaaacaatatgccctaatacaatgccctgagtaaccataaattggcatttctcccaattaagtaaaagattgtttttctcacatctctggagaatacgtgccaaattatgcaaacaactctcaaaggattttccaaaaacagagaaatcatccatgaatatttcacaaatatcatcaatcatgtcagaaaaaatactcatcatgcatctctgaaaagtagctggagcattacacaaaccaaaagacattctagtaaaagcaaaagtgccaaaaggacaggtgaaagtggttttctcctgatcctcaggtgctacagcaatttgataataaccagagtagccatccaataaacaataatatgcattaccagctactctttccaaaatttgatccaagaatggtaaaggaaaatgatccttcctactggctgaattaagttttctataatcaatgcacattctccagccagtaaccattctagttggaatcaattcatttttatcattttttatgacagtcaaaccagatttctttggtaccacttgagttggacttacccacttactgtctgagatggggtaaatgattcccactgcgagtagcttaagtacttcctctttcacgacttccttcatggtaggattgagcctacgttgagcatcacgaactggtctagtatcgtcttcaagatggattctgtgggtacatacagcggcatcaatgcctttgatgtcggctattgtccaaccaattgcgtttcgatgctttcttaatacttcaatcaactgagcttcatccttctgatttagttttgaggaaatcaccaccggaaaagtgccttcttcaggtccaagaaatgcatactttaaatcttgaggaagtggtttcagttccaactgaggaacttcttcctctgaagatctaagtatgtctggtggtgttagagcttcgaactggggtttccatcttgctcccgcaaattgtacttcaagtggtaaagatgaatctgcaaacaAACAGTTGcagatttaagaaaaataaatcacgaattctcaaaatggcaaaataacacataacagttgtaatcactattaaatgaaaacttaaagatgtaagaaaaataaataacacgaaataagtaaacagaaagtcaaaagtattctataaactttaaactgaagttaaataaaatagagaacgaaaagtctaaacgaaaacttccttttaCTAatcaattgaaattcgaaacaaaaaggaacaatttctcacgtatcactcttgaaaattaatctctaaacctttaataaaaactctataacaattcctctgctctccacgtatgatgttcagaaaaatcaaaaacaaaaacaaaagcttaaaaccaaacattttttgcaataaattaaggtaacacaattaattagaacttctaaaacaattctttatgaaacaaaatagcacacttgattaaaacttcttaaataatttctttttgttacatgaaataaactagtaatgaaacaaactagcacacttaatattaaggtattactcttaatgaaataaaagtctagaacaaatcttaatacacttaataaaaatgctaaaacaacaaaactttgaaactaaaaggagaaacaaaatttcttaaaacaaaaaggagctaattctttcaagtacatagcagaaaattgtgtgtgttgaattgtgtttgtctaagtttgagttgcCCTAGTTGTTCTCCTTGTAAGCTTCGGACTGCACtcattttatagccgaacatcttggctagttcatctctcattcaattggtttcacacttcaatcttgcattcacactcaatttgcattcacacctcaattggtttcacacttcattcttgcattcacacctcaatttcggccacttgcattcctctttaattgccgtgtcttgcattgcattcctcctctcttattttattcaattggtttattaattcaaaccaaacaaccaagtcttcatgcctaacttcatgcctaacttgttgactaacttcatgcctaacttcttgcaaattcatacacggtttcttcattgcctcccagccgacttcttcaatctttttgtttttaatttcagcacacaaTACTTCATTcacacgtctctctctatttctggaAATTGCCCTTTGACTTGAAGAATGCCTCTCACCAACTTTATATTTCAGCAAAATACAAACACCCATCGACAGAAAATTCTTTCACTCAATCTCGCCTGCACCTTTTACTCAATTCTCACTCcctacacgtctctctctccctctcttcaaccGACCTCAACTCATCTCTATCCCCCACTTAATCATGCACTGACTTTTCATATCATAAGCAGCCGACTCTTCTCAATGATTTCACAAATACACggctacaccaatcaccccacaaatccaccaactcatttccaacctaCCTAAATTACACATTAATTGGgaggctgcttgtttggcttaacttacatcggttggtgcagctaaattagtgtgaggaacatgtgatggattggtgcaatcaaaggctgctgctgtccaccgaaatgaaggaagaagttggtgcaatcaaagactgctgctgtccaccgaaatgagaagaaaatatagagaaacatgtgctgaaattaaagtgcatgatgtgctgatttttctggggttgaaagctggaataatttaattggttgggatttgttttggttgattgtaaagGGAAGTAGTCGGCTATTTGTGAAATCATTGAGGAGAGTCGGCTGCTTATGATATGAAAAGTCAGTGCATGATTAAGTGGGGGATAGAGATGAGTTGAGGTCggttgaagagagggagagagagacgtgtaggGAGTGAGAATTGAGTAAAAGGTGCAGGCGAGATTGAGTGAAAGAATTTTCTGTCGATGGGTGTTTGTATTTTGCTGAAATATAAAGTTGGTGAGAGGCATTCTTCAAGTCAAAGGGCAATTTacagaaatagagagagacgtgtgAATGAAGtattgtgtgctgaaattgaaaacaaaaagattgaagaagtcggctgggaggcaatgaagaaaccgtgtatgaatttgcaagaagttaggcatgaagttagtcaacaagttaggcatgaagttagtcaacaagttaggcaagaagttaggcatgaagacttggttgtttggtttgaattaataaaccaattgaataaaataagagaggaggaatgcaatgcaagacacggcaattaaagaggaatgcaagtggccgaaattgaggtgtgaatgcaagaatgaagtgtgaaaccaattgaggtgtgaatgcaaattgagtgtgaatgcaagattgaagtgtgaaaccaattgaatgagagatgaactagccaaaatgttcggctataaaatgggtgcagtccgaagcttacaaggagaacaactaggacaactcaaacttagacaaacacaactcaacacacacacactatgtgaaaaattattacaatcacacaatttttctcctcaccacacccataaagctaccccactaataaatctttaactctacacctcttccccttttacaagaggctaatagaggaatttaactaaagtcaaaagttactagataagctttcaactggtgcacttaaactaagaggctaagcctcttatttataacttaagAATTTGCCTCTCATTTACTCACCCACCAATGTGGGACTAAAAAAGTGCAAaactcaacaatctccaccttgcgactttgactgaTCCCACaaccaagctccacctcaacgAAGATCTTCATAACTTTCGCTATCATGCTttaccataaaagcatactcactcagaataaaccaattccaaacatttcactttggcccatgtcgaaaacaacattgctgaaaattatggtgtaacttccacatttggctctccatggaagattttgatctttaaaaagagatatatacatcctcatggcatgccgctaattcccaaagttgccatgatagaggatgtgttaatattagcgggtccacaagtttgcacacaggcattggtttggcattgatgcagggtatGTGGTGGAAATTTATGTCGATGGCTAAtaaacttccaggagagccaaatgTGGAAGTTACACTATAATTTTCAGCAATGTTGTTTTCGACATAggccgaagtgaaatgtttggaattggtttattctgagtgagtatgcttttatggtgaaacaTGATAGCGAAAGTTATGAAGATCTTcgttgaggtggagcttggctgtgggatcagtcaaagtcgcaaggtggagattgttgactttTGCACTTTTTTAGTCCCACATCGGTGGGTGAGTAAATGAGAGGCAAATTcttaagttataaataagaggcttagcctcttagtttaagtgcaccagtcaaaagttactagcctcttagtttaagtgcaccagttgaaagcttatctagtaacttttgactggtgcacttaaactaagaggctaagcctcttatttataacttaagAATTTGCCTCTCATTTACTCACCCACCGATGTGGGACTAAAAAAGTGCAaaagtcaacaatctccaccttgcgactttgactgatcccacagccaagctccaacTTAACGAAGATCTTCATAACTttcgctatcatgcttcaccataaaagcatactcactcagaataaaccaattccaaacatttcatttcggcccatgtcgaaaacaacattactgaaaattatggtgtaacttccacatttggctctcctggaagttcatcagccatcgacatgaatttccaccacacatcctgcatcaatgccaaaccaatgcctgtgtgcaaacttgtggacccgctaatattaacacatcctctatcatggcaactttgggaattagcggcatgccatgaggatgtatgtctctttttaaagatcaaaatcttccatggagagagacacaatattagcatcaataccagtatcttcatttactgacttggagccacttgccgaacctgctccagctcttggacaatttttcttgacgtgcccagattgtccacactcccagcagactattttctttttcatggagttcttcatcttcccatttccagctgctaccatcACTAAGTTCTCAAGTAGAATATTACTTCCACTAtttagtcttctctcttcagaaaagattttactggtaacctctgaaaaaattattttctccttcccatgtatcaaaataggcttcatgtgctcataggaaggtggaagagaccagatgagtctcaaggcttgatcctcatcatcaattttaactccaatagcttctagctcagcgacaattccattgagaacacttaaatgatctgaaatagttgtaccttcactcatccgcagtgtatgaaactgctcctttAGGTACACGCGATTTGAGACGCCCTTtgtctgatacaactcttcaagtttttcccagagttcctttgccgtagatattccatgcacatttgcaagaacatttttagCCAGACACAGACATATCGCACTTGCTATTCTCAAATCTAGATCCTCGCAATctaatttctccacctcaaatttgataagatttgaaggcctacttcctggcattgctttgatgaatttactgtagaaatgaatagtacctcactaattcagttcccaggaaagattggagggtcacaatggacacacttaaaattttcaatctcctaaacagaacctccttagactgtaagTATCCACACTATCACACCAAAGCTCCAcctcacaaaaagaacctagtggctctgataccaattatcatcgctcattttagatctgctATTTTCACCAGTCATACTAGTACCAATGCTAACTTCATGTGTTGGTCTGTCCTTCAATGCCTTGTATAAttctgattgaatcaagacatccttgacttgtacttgccacaagccaaaattgattctcccatcccatgtatcaaaataggcttcatgtgctcataggaaggtggaagagaccagatgagtctcaaggcttgatcctcatcatcaattttaactccaataacttctagctcagcgacaattccattgagaacacttaaatgatctgaaatagttgtacctttACTTAtccgcagtgtatgaaactgctcctttAGGTACACGCGATTTGAGACACCCTTTatctgatacaactcttcaagtttttcccagagttcatttgccgtagatattccatacatatttgcaagaacatttttagccaggcacagacgtatcgcacttgctgttctcaaatctAGATCCTCCCAATCTAATTTCTCCACgtcaaatttgacaagatttgaaggcctacttcctggcattgctttgatgaatttactgtagaaatgaatagtacctcactaattcagttcccaggaaagattggagggtcacaatggacacacttaaaatttccaatctcctaaacagaacctccttagactgtaagtatccacactaccacaccaaagctccaccccacaaaaagaacctagtggctctgataccaacagTGTGGTGGGAGACTAGGCACAATGTTTTCACAAAAATGCCAAAGCAGATCTTATGATATCTGATTGGGGGTAATGTTGGTGTTCAAACAACTTAAGTAGGACCATTGAATAGTGTGTTTGCACCAGTGTCATCTGTGCCATATCTATCACAAAACCACAACTTCGTCTATGGCACTCAGTTTGCCCCATGTCTAGGGAACGTTTCTCTCTTTCCTGTCATGAAGTTTTCCAACTTTTCTAACAGGTCCTCTGAGAAAAGAGTAACTGCAGTTGCCCTGAGCAATGATGGTTTGCATGTCTGTTTTGCTGACAAATTTGGTGTCGTTTGGGTTGTTGACCTGGATAGCGTCGATAGCAATCAAGCTTTAGTCAATAAGAAGGCAGCACAAATGCTTGCTCACTACTGTAGCATCATCACTAGCCTGGTGagtgttggtattttttaatctttatacATGTGACGTGCAAGAGAATCCCCTAATAAAAGTTTTATGGTAAGGACATATATATCACACTTTTTTCTCCAAAGATTTTTGCATGGTTTTTTTTTCAGCTACCAGGCAATGAAAGTCGACAACCAACTTGGGAGCatatcttcttcttatttttttcattttttccatctTCTTTTTAAGCAATGAAAGCAGGGCAATTGATCAACTGTATAATTATTCATGTTCTTTTTTCCAAGCATACCCATTCTCTCTTTACTAGAAGTTTAGCTGATGTTTGCTTCTCTCCTTTTTCATCCTTGGATGGATTCTTTTCCCCCTATACTGACACATATACCCTATCTCCCTTTTATTTTGATACCTACATGATTTTCACATGTTGCTGGCCACAAATATGCTTTGCAGGAATTTTCACCGGATGGGAGGTTTATTGTTAGTGCTGATCGGGATTTCAAAATTCGTGTAATCCAACTATACTGGCTATTGAATAAGTGAAATAACCAATTTTGACATGGCATCTCTTGACACAACATTAATCTTGTGATAGGTTACTGTGTTTCCCAAGAAGCCTTTAGACGGAGCTCATGAGATACAAAGCTTTTGCCTTGGTCATACTGAGTGAGTGGAATTCTATGATCAAATGGTTTCTGAATTAGTAGATGAGGATTATAGATTTGGTTGAACTTTTAGGCAAAATGATTATTATGTTTTCATATTCAGAATTCTTTATTGGGTTGATACCTATTCGTATCTTCAATAACTTAAAAAGTGATGGAGAAGTCGCATTTCTATTAGCTTAAAATGGTTGCCTTGGCCTTTCCCTTTTTAATCTTGATTGTATATTATATGCAAGCACGCTTGTACCTGATATTCATTAACTCTGCAACTTTTTATGTGTCTATACCTAGATTTGTTTCCTGCCTTGCCTTTGTTTCTACTTCAGAGTACCCCCAGGGATTTCTTGTCTCTGGAAGTGGTGATTCAACAGTGAGTAATCGTGTTAACTTTGAGTGATAAAGTCATTTCATTGAGGTGAGTTTTGGACTAAAGGAGATGCATGTTGTTTGGCAGGTTCGCTTATGGAATATTTCATCTGGATCTCTCCTTGATACTTGTGAAGTTGAAATGAAGGTATTTTACATATTCTAAGTATCCCTGAGGTTCCAGCTGACCTCTTTCTCCTTCTGAAATGTCACTTTTCTTGCCAAGCTCGATGTAGTTAAGTCATACAAAATATGTCTTCAGATAATGACCTGATTTAGTCATTGCTTACACTAAAGGCAGAATTTTGAACAGAATGAGACTAATTAGTCATTAGGGACAAAGGTGATCTTTGGTCTGCACTTATGTGGCATTAGTGGTATGGCATTACCAGATATTCAacagaggattttttttttttttggttgcatttgcatgaagattttcaaaatgcccaaatttgaatagaaataaagtttgatcccattattttttttccatcttttagAACTTGAGAAATTATGATATTATAGTAGTTACAATAATGATGTCTTGGTAAAAATCTGCCATTAATAAATTTGCAAATGTGGATACATGAATTTTGGTTTGGAAGtattcattttcaaaaagatGTACACAGTGTTTGCAAATATTGACTTTTTaagtaaatttcttttttaatttttaatttttaatttttaattttttatgttgggGAACCTTTCCAAGGTAGGGCCCTTCGGACCCATTCCTATAGAGTAAACACCAGTCCCATGTATTGCACTCTCGGAAGTTTTCTTGTACGGAATTGGTTAAATTGCTGGCtttttcaccagggggtgtggccccaaaagattgtttgcacccatgagatGTTGAACGTTGGACCCTTGAGGGGAGTATCacgtgttgaaccttggaccctTGAGGGGAGTGATACcacaagaccaaggccttcaccacttgagccaaccccttggggtttaaATTTCTTCTAAGTTGATCCATCACAATTTTCGCAAGCATATATAGAAACAAATCTGGATAGAAATATTTGATTGGAAAATTCTCAACCTTTATCTTAAAAGGAAGGGTAATTATGCCAGCGGAGGCGATGACAGTATTAGTGGGGATGATGGTAGTGTGAAGTAAACTGGTGATGGTTTTGGCTTGATGATTGTAAAGTTTGTGTGACATCTCCCCCATTGAATTTGACTTTGGGATTTGAATGCttgaaaatttctaaattaaaagTTTTCTCATAGCTTTTAAATTACCTTCTTCTTGAcctaaacaaaaggaaaacgATGTTAGAAATTTCCAAATTACTTAAAAGTAATAGGGTTTGGCTGTAGTGGTAAGGGCCTTGGTATTGGTGGTATGTTCTCTCCAGGTATAAAGTTCGAATCCTTGAGTGCAAATAATTTATAGGGGCTAATGTCCCATTGCTGAAAAGCTGATGACTTACTTGATTTGTGTGATGGGGGTGTGTTACATGGGTCCAGGGTTTAATTGAGTAAAAGGCATGTTTTGTTTGCACGGTCTCCAATATTTCTCGTCATTGAAAAATCTTACAAAATCTTTCATCCAAACAAAgcataatataaaacataatgGTAATTGGTTCAGATTTATAAACTAGGGGCACGATTTTCTTAGCTTTCTGCCATTTGTCAGGTTGTTTACTTGGTTCAATTTTCACTTGCTTCCTGAAGGCTGGTCTTTTAGAGTCTAATAGAAGAGGAGAGGATTGCAATTCTGCTATTACTGATCTTTGCACCATCCCAGATTGTACAATGATTGCGGTCGCCATTCAAAGGCAACTCCCTAAGTCTCAAGATTATTATGTCtttatgataatttatttttgggatTGTTTTCACTTGTTAACGTTTTGGATTGTAGCTTGCAAGGAATAGTGCTGTTGAGCTGTGACCTTTCTGCTCGAACCCTTTCAATTGCAAAGGTAAGAAACTCAACCTCTAGACCAATATTGAACAGTAGCATAGTGCAACACTCACTGCCTCAGGGTTTTTTATTTAGTAGTCCCTGATGTCCAGGGGATTTCTTGATCAATCTTGCTTGGCATCAACACGAATGTGTAATTACTGTATCCTGTTCTGCCTCTCAGCAATCAATTTTAGGACTACATTCCATCTTTCATGTTAACTGTTGGAGGAAAACTTACAGAGATGTATCATCAAATAtacaaaatttgtgatttttctaTATCACTCATTTGATTCTTCCAGGTGGTTTCAATCATGGGAGAGACATTCATTCCTACAAGCTCAAGGGCTAGCTTTTCTGCGGGACTGTTGTGGATGGTATCAGGTGTCTCTAACTTGCGTGGTTTTGATCATCATTCTTTGGCCCGGGTTAGGGTTATCTCAGGTTTTAACAAAAGCAACCTCGACCCTCAAGAGTTTGAACCAATCGTCTTGGAAGATAATGAAATTCCTGGCGGATATAAACTGCTTGAAAAGTTGCAGGGAAGTGTGGTGGTGGAGGAAAAGGTTTTCCTGGCGGCTGCTGAAGCTGTGAAAACAGCAATGAGCAATTTGTTAGTTAAAAAGCAGTACTCTGTGGAGAAACGAGAATTTAGGAAGAGAACTAGAAATGATAGAAAAACCAAACAGTGATCTCGCAGTGGCACAGATTATTCTGAAACTGATTTTTGGAGCAACTGGGTTTGATCTATTTTGTTGTCCTCTAGGGTTTTGTAGTCCCAGTTATTTATATTCT
This genomic window from Carya illinoinensis cultivar Pawnee chromosome 7, C.illinoinensisPawnee_v1, whole genome shotgun sequence contains:
- the LOC122316627 gene encoding tRNA (guanine-N(7)-)-methyltransferase non-catalytic subunit wdr4; protein product: MEDAPIEDGENHKDIEVAPALISVHPAQESVAVTVGSELRVFDLHGGSAVSLVDDSHGPFHKDSIRAIRYGANGKLFVSAGDDKLVKIWSTESWHCICTVSSEKRVTAVALSNDGLHVCFADKFGVVWVVDLDSVDSNQALVNKKAAQMLAHYCSIITSLEFSPDGRFIVSADRDFKIRVTVFPKKPLDGAHEIQSFCLGHTEFVSCLAFVSTSEYPQGFLVSGSGDSTVRLWNISSGSLLDTCEVEMKAGLLESNRRGEDCNSAITDLCTIPDCTMIAVAIQSLQGIVLLSCDLSARTLSIAKVVSIMGETFIPTSSRASFSAGLLWMVSGVSNLRGFDHHSLARVRVISGFNKSNLDPQEFEPIVLEDNEIPGGYKLLEKLQGSVVVEEKVFLAAAEAVKTAMSNLLVKKQYSVEKREFRKRTRNDRKTKQ